The following are encoded in a window of Nocardia sp. BMG111209 genomic DNA:
- a CDS encoding NAD(P)-dependent oxidoreductase yields the protein MTEASKPLAGRTMIMSGGSRGIGLEIAKRAAADGANITLIAKTDTPHPKLPGTIHTAAAELEEAGGTVLKYVGDVRDDAAVADAVEQTVQRFGGIDIVVNNASAIDLSPTETLPMKKYDLMQDINARGSFLLSKTSIPALKQSAEAGRNPHILTLSPPLNLDPKWAGSSLGYTIAKYGMSLTTLGLAEELRKYGIGVNSLWPRTTIATAAVRNLLGGDETISSSRTPDIYADAAYLVLTSPAKDTTGNFFIDDDVLATHGITDLDKYRVVPGDGPLSLDLFL from the coding sequence ATGACGGAAGCAAGTAAGCCACTGGCCGGCCGGACGATGATCATGTCCGGCGGAAGCCGGGGTATCGGGCTGGAGATCGCCAAGCGGGCGGCGGCCGACGGTGCGAACATCACGCTGATCGCGAAGACCGATACGCCGCATCCGAAGCTGCCCGGAACCATCCACACCGCGGCCGCGGAACTCGAGGAGGCCGGCGGCACGGTGCTGAAATACGTCGGTGACGTGCGCGACGACGCTGCCGTCGCAGACGCGGTCGAGCAGACCGTGCAGCGGTTCGGCGGTATCGACATCGTCGTCAACAACGCCTCGGCGATCGACCTCTCGCCGACCGAGACGCTGCCGATGAAGAAGTACGACCTGATGCAGGACATCAACGCCCGCGGCAGCTTCCTGCTGTCGAAGACATCGATCCCGGCGTTGAAGCAGTCCGCCGAGGCCGGACGGAATCCGCACATCCTGACCCTGTCGCCGCCGCTGAACCTGGACCCGAAGTGGGCCGGATCCTCGCTGGGCTACACGATCGCCAAGTACGGCATGTCGCTGACCACCCTCGGTCTGGCCGAGGAACTGCGCAAGTACGGGATCGGCGTCAACTCGCTGTGGCCGCGGACCACGATCGCCACCGCCGCGGTCCGGAATCTGCTCGGCGGCGACGAGACCATCTCGTCCTCGCGCACGCCGGACATCTACGCCGACGCCGCCTATCTGGTGCTGACCTCGCCCGCGAAGGACACCACGGGCAATTTCTTCATCGACGACGACGTCCTGGCCACGCACGGCATCACCGATCTGGACAAGTACCGGGTGGTTCCGGGCGACGGACCGCTGAGTCTCGATCTGTTCCTGTGA
- a CDS encoding LLM class flavin-dependent oxidoreductase, whose amino-acid sequence MRVGAYLAGSHPPERRIADGHRIDLEQILLLDRAGLTEVWLAEQFTTRWARSPAPDLLIAQAFSRTSAIRLGPLAQLPFHHPVEAAHRAAYLDQLGGGRYQFGVASAALPCDRQLFGIDAMPGLHRAMTFDALDTIVGLWTDGPPRNRARFRTSDGPDDPGHQLFPVQRPHPPIALAALRADSAHHRLAGARGYLPISPAVAPDNRYLARHFATVAGGAAAAGRCADRADWRIVRDVYVADTDAEARRRARTGAMGRCWEQFLLPLYLRLGLAPLLGRLPNGRTVDPEHIDLDFVADRLWLTGSPETVTEHLSDLSRETGGFGTLLLNVHDFADELPAWQHSLDLLTTEVLPRVRARDAVGV is encoded by the coding sequence ATGCGGGTCGGTGCGTATCTCGCGGGTTCGCATCCGCCCGAGCGGCGGATCGCCGACGGGCATCGCATCGATCTGGAACAGATCCTGCTGCTGGACCGCGCCGGGCTCACCGAGGTGTGGCTGGCCGAGCAGTTCACCACCCGGTGGGCGCGCAGTCCGGCGCCGGATCTGCTGATCGCGCAGGCCTTCTCGCGTACCTCGGCGATCCGGCTCGGGCCGCTGGCCCAGCTGCCGTTCCATCATCCGGTCGAGGCGGCGCATCGGGCCGCCTATCTGGACCAGCTCGGCGGCGGGCGATATCAGTTCGGCGTGGCCAGTGCGGCGCTGCCCTGCGACCGGCAGCTGTTCGGCATCGACGCGATGCCGGGGCTGCACCGCGCGATGACCTTCGACGCGCTCGACACGATCGTCGGGCTGTGGACGGACGGGCCGCCGCGCAACCGTGCTCGATTCCGGACCTCGGACGGGCCGGATGATCCGGGCCACCAGCTGTTCCCCGTGCAGCGGCCGCATCCGCCGATCGCGCTCGCGGCGTTGCGGGCCGATTCCGCGCACCATCGGCTCGCCGGGGCCCGCGGCTATCTCCCGATCAGTCCGGCGGTCGCACCCGACAATCGTTATCTGGCAAGGCATTTCGCGACCGTGGCGGGTGGCGCGGCGGCCGCGGGCCGGTGCGCCGACCGGGCCGACTGGCGGATCGTCCGCGATGTCTACGTGGCCGATACCGATGCCGAGGCCCGCCGCCGCGCGCGCACCGGCGCGATGGGACGCTGCTGGGAACAGTTCCTGTTACCGCTGTATCTGCGCCTGGGCCTGGCGCCGTTGCTGGGCCGGCTGCCGAACGGCCGGACGGTCGATCCGGAACACATCGACCTGGATTTCGTCGCCGACCGGCTGTGGCTGACCGGATCGCCGGAGACGGTCACCGAACATCTCAGCGACCTGTCCCGCGAGACCGGCGGCTTCGGCACGCTACTGCTGAACGTGCACGATTTCGCCGACGAGCTACCCGCCTGGCAGCACTCGCTCGACCTGCTCACCACCGAGGTGCTACCGCGGGTGCGGGCTCGCGACGCGGTCGGGGTCTGA
- a CDS encoding glycosyltransferase codes for MDPTELRIAAVVPCHNEEAAVGKVVADLLAAVPGIVVYVYDNRSTDATAERAREAGAIVRTETTKGKGNVVRRAFADIEADVYVMIDGDDTYDAFAAPIMIQTLLAGPYDHVLGVRKQATSEESAYRPGHETGNRVLNGVVGKVFGENVEDMLSGYRVFSRRFVKSFPAVSREFEIETELTVHSLHLRVPQSAVQVGFRDRPAGSESKLRTYHDGFKILALIFGLARHERPVAFYGLFGTISWLISVILITPIVVEFYEIHQVPRFPTLFLGFTLLLLGSLAWTAGLILDGIRRSRHEAARLMYLRYSAVGVDSSERIRQVY; via the coding sequence GTGGACCCCACCGAGCTTCGCATCGCCGCAGTGGTGCCGTGCCACAACGAGGAGGCCGCGGTCGGCAAGGTCGTCGCCGATCTGCTCGCCGCGGTACCCGGCATCGTCGTCTACGTCTACGACAACCGCAGCACCGACGCCACCGCCGAGCGGGCCCGCGAGGCCGGCGCGATCGTGCGCACCGAAACCACCAAGGGCAAGGGCAATGTCGTCCGGCGCGCCTTCGCCGATATCGAGGCCGACGTCTACGTCATGATCGACGGCGACGACACCTACGACGCGTTCGCCGCGCCGATCATGATCCAGACCCTGCTCGCGGGCCCGTACGACCACGTACTGGGCGTGCGTAAGCAGGCGACCAGCGAGGAGTCGGCCTACCGGCCCGGTCACGAGACCGGCAACCGGGTGCTGAACGGCGTGGTGGGCAAGGTGTTCGGCGAGAACGTCGAGGACATGCTCTCCGGATACCGGGTGTTCTCCCGACGCTTCGTGAAGAGTTTCCCGGCGGTGTCCCGGGAATTCGAGATCGAGACCGAACTCACCGTGCACTCCCTGCATCTGCGGGTGCCGCAGTCCGCGGTACAGGTCGGCTTCCGCGACCGCCCGGCCGGCAGCGAGAGCAAACTGCGCACGTACCACGACGGTTTCAAGATCCTGGCGCTGATCTTCGGCCTGGCCCGGCACGAGCGGCCGGTGGCCTTCTACGGTCTGTTCGGCACGATCTCCTGGCTCATATCGGTGATTCTGATCACACCGATCGTGGTGGAGTTCTACGAGATTCATCAGGTGCCGCGCTTCCCGACGCTGTTCCTGGGCTTCACTCTGCTGTTGCTGGGCAGTCTCGCCTGGACCGCCGGCCTGATCCTCGACGGCATCCGCCGCTCCCGGCACGAGGCCGCGCGGCTGATGTACCTGCGGTACTCGGCCGTCGGCGTGGACTCGTCCGAGCGGATCCGGCAGGTGTACTGA
- a CDS encoding DUF2142 domain-containing protein produces the protein MTVEAERVTDVIDTGADAGIDADASAAVAAEPVTPARPGTSALRRAAGWTDRNIGSGAAAFVVVAALFGVIFSVLTPAFWGHDEITQFGRAYQVAHGGFTPQRIEDARGVAYGGQIPLSIDGLMSYAFEDYNRNGEEPDPLMADPAAYRQIGAAPITSATKQIWFTNTAAYSPVAYVPAAVGIRIAQAAGLDVSATVELTRLCGLLAYLVIVGFALRALRGHRVQWLAFTVSVLPIALFQAGTVTADTVTNALAVLVSCLLVKGLFLGAPLTVPERVAALGATLLLPLSKPTYVLLAMLVVLIPAREFGFTQWRKWIPWVVAAVGAIGFAAWMKIAAPTGDGMGLMRPERQWHSVRPGDQLHGILSHPVHFVTVFTDSAWLRDQRWFTQFFGELGFAYVDVPALTIVACLLAFAVSAGISERFTIGRWRTAIVALTILASVAMIYVTLYMSFTPVDYYLIDGVQGRYFVPLAIVGLVVLLRWIPVRLSDSRGRTPVRGAAILIVAATLVGLVAAVVKYHYLVWG, from the coding sequence ATGACCGTCGAGGCGGAACGGGTGACCGATGTGATCGATACCGGCGCGGATGCCGGGATCGATGCCGACGCGAGTGCCGCGGTTGCCGCCGAGCCGGTGACGCCCGCGCGGCCGGGAACGAGCGCGCTGCGCCGGGCCGCGGGCTGGACCGACCGCAACATCGGTTCCGGCGCGGCGGCATTCGTCGTGGTCGCGGCCCTGTTCGGGGTGATCTTCTCGGTCCTCACCCCGGCGTTCTGGGGGCACGACGAGATCACCCAGTTCGGCCGGGCCTATCAGGTCGCGCACGGCGGGTTCACCCCGCAGCGCATCGAGGACGCGCGCGGTGTCGCCTACGGCGGGCAGATCCCGCTGAGTATCGACGGCCTGATGTCGTACGCCTTCGAGGATTACAACCGCAACGGTGAAGAGCCGGATCCGCTGATGGCCGATCCGGCCGCGTACCGGCAGATCGGCGCCGCGCCGATCACCTCCGCCACCAAGCAGATCTGGTTCACCAATACCGCCGCCTACTCCCCGGTGGCGTATGTGCCTGCGGCCGTGGGCATCCGGATCGCGCAGGCGGCCGGCCTGGACGTCTCGGCGACGGTCGAGCTGACCCGATTGTGCGGGCTGCTGGCCTATCTGGTGATCGTCGGCTTCGCGCTGCGGGCGCTGCGCGGCCATCGGGTGCAGTGGCTGGCGTTCACGGTGTCGGTACTGCCGATCGCGCTGTTCCAGGCCGGGACGGTGACCGCCGATACGGTGACCAACGCATTGGCCGTCCTGGTGTCCTGTCTGCTGGTGAAGGGCCTGTTCCTCGGTGCCCCGCTGACGGTTCCGGAGCGGGTGGCCGCCCTCGGCGCCACGCTGCTGCTGCCGTTGAGCAAGCCGACGTATGTGCTGCTGGCCATGTTGGTGGTGCTGATCCCGGCCCGGGAATTCGGTTTCACCCAGTGGCGCAAGTGGATTCCGTGGGTGGTCGCGGCCGTGGGTGCGATCGGTTTCGCGGCCTGGATGAAGATCGCCGCCCCGACCGGCGACGGTATGGGCCTGATGCGGCCGGAGCGCCAATGGCATTCGGTCCGCCCCGGCGATCAGCTGCACGGAATCCTCAGTCACCCGGTGCATTTCGTGACCGTCTTCACCGACAGCGCCTGGCTGCGCGATCAGCGCTGGTTCACCCAGTTCTTCGGCGAACTCGGCTTCGCGTACGTGGACGTCCCCGCCCTGACCATCGTGGCCTGTCTGCTGGCGTTCGCGGTCAGCGCCGGCATCTCCGAGCGGTTCACCATCGGCCGGTGGCGGACGGCGATCGTCGCCCTGACCATCCTGGCCAGCGTCGCGATGATCTATGTGACGCTGTACATGTCATTCACCCCGGTCGACTACTACCTGATCGACGGCGTGCAGGGCCGCTACTTCGTACCGCTGGCGATCGTCGGCCTGGTCGTCCTGTTGCGCTGGATTCCGGTGCGGCTCAGCGACTCCCGCGGCCGTACACCGGTCCGCGGCGCGGCGATCCTGATCGTGGCCGCGACGCTGGTGGGCCTGGTGGCTGCCGTCGTCAAGTACCACTACCTGGTCTGGGGCTGA